ACGTCATTCCTTGCGTTAATCGCTTCTGTACAAAGATATAGAGAATAAGCGTTGGCAACATAACCATGACCAATCCAGCATACATCTGTCCATATTGCGCAGCTGCATTTTGTGCTTTCATTAAGTTCATAAGCCCTACTGGTAATGTTCTTGCTCCTCCAGCTTTTGTTAATAACGTCATTGAAATAATGTATTCGTTCCAGAAGGATAAAAAGTTAAATAAAATAACGGTGACAATGCTCGGTTTTGCCATTGGCAATATAACCTGGCACATGGTTCGAAAATGTCCTGCACCATCTACATACGCAGCTTCTTCAAAGTCTTTTGGCAGTGTAACCAAATACCCCGATAGTAAATAAATTGTAAAGGGCAATGCTGTTGAAGCATATACTAGTGCTAATACAAATATATTGTTAAGCAAAAATCCATGACCAAATGTTGTGTTCATCCATTTGTCTGCATCAACAAACATCAAGAAGATAGGAACAACAATATAGTTTACATTAATAAACAGACCTGCCATGAACATGCCTCTAAAAAATTTCTTGCCAAAAAAATCAAAGCGTGTTAATACGTAGGATGCAGGTAATGCAACAATCAAAAGAATAAGAATAGCTAATGATGTAACAATAACTGACGTCAGCATATAGCTTCCCATATTAGCCTTATTCCATGCATCTGCAAAGTTTTGTATATAAAATCCTGCAGGCATTGCCCAAGGATTTCCATAAAACTCGGCATTTTCTTTGATTGAAGCTAAAAATACCCAGCCAACAGGAACAATGATTGTTATCGTTAATGAAATGAGTGCAACATATATAAAAATTTTATACAGCGAATTTGTCTTTAGATTTTTCATATTATCCTCCTAGAATTCAAGCGGTTCGCGTTTTGTAACTGCGCTGACAACGGCAGATAGTGCAAAAGAAAAGATAAAAATAACTACACCAATCGCCATACCATAGCCATAACTTGAATTCGTATAGGCTTGTTTATACATATAACTTAAGAAAACTTCTGTACTTCCATCCGGTCCACCTGATGTCATTGCTTGCACAAAGAGAAAACTCATATTGATTGAACTAATAATGAAGAATGTAAGTGTCGTTCGAATATTCGTCCAGATAAGTGGTAATGTAATCTGAAAGAATTGAGTAATCTTGCCGGCACCTTCCAGGCCGGCAGATTCATACAAGCTTTTTGGAATACTTGACATACTTGCGATATACATGACCATATAATATCCAACCGCTTGCCATACCATGGCAGCGACCAAACTATAGATAACTATTTTTTGATCGCCTAGCCATAAAATATCTGGTTGGTCTGGTCGAAATAAACGAATGAAACTGTTGAGTATACCATTTTTAGGGTCATATATTGCACTAAAAATAGCTGCAATGACTACAACAGATAATATATTCGGGATGTAAAATACAATTCTAAAGATATTCGCCCCTTTAATTTTCTCCTGGGTAAGGATCGCCGCAAATAATATTGCGAATAAGAATGTAATCATTGTCACTAAGATTAAAAGCAACAACGTATTTTGAAACGATTGGTAGAACCGTTGGTCTTCAAAAAGAATTCTAAAGTTGTTTAGACCAACAAACTCCTTGTTTGGCGAAAAGCCTCCCCATTTAAACAGCGACATTTTGAATACGTTTATTGTAGGTATAACCATAAAAACGATAAATAAGATCACTGCAGGAGAAAGACACAATGTAATAAATAACCGACTGCTTCTTCCATTTTTCATTTGTCTAAAGATCTCCTTACATTTTTTTCATTCGATAGATTCCGATTATTTCAATGCTTCACGAAGTCGATTGCTTGCTTCAATAACGCTTGCAACCCATTCATCACGTGTCTTATCACCTGTTACCAAACTATCTACAGTTCCAAACAATGTGTCTGCCATGTTAACACCTTCAACAGGCTCTGTTGCTGCAAAGTTACCCATAGCTGCTTTTGCACCATCATTGTATACACTATAGAAAAGTTTGTTCTCGCCAGTTAAGTAATCTGTCATATCAAAAATAGGTTGAACTGCATTGCTAGCCGCAAAAATAGCTGCTGCTTCATCTGAGTATAAGAAACTAATAAATTCTTTTGCTAGCTCAGGATTCTTTGCCGCTGCTGGAACCCATGCTTGTTCAAAAAATGTATAGGAATATTGGTCTGAAGTGTCATCAAGTGCTGGTAGCGCTGTGAATCCCCACTCAAAACCTTCCGCTCTTGGAGCATCTGCCATTTCACCTGTTACCCAAGTACCATTTGGCATAAATAATGCTTCGTTATCTAAAATAAGTTGCTGATTTTTTAAGTAGTTTTCATTGTTCGCATTTGCTGGTGTTGTTGCTTCTGTATATGATGCCAATTTTTCAACAATGTCAAATGCTTTTTGTGCTTCATCTGTTGTCCAAATGCCTTCTTCATATGTCATTGCTGCGTTAAATAGTGTTGGACCACCAGTAACATTTAACAATCCATAGAAAAGTGCATCAAAGTACCCTGTTGTAGGATATGTGAATAATGCGATACCTTCCGCCTTAGCTTTTTCGCCAAGTTCCCACATTCCGTCCCAAGTTGTTGGTACTTCCCAACCTTTTTCTTCAAATAGTGCTGCATTATAGAATAAACCGCAAGGACTATAAAACATTGGTGCTAAATAAGTCTTACCATCACCATATGGGTTTGTGATTCTAGTTGATGTAAATCCTGGAATTAATTTTTCAGATACTGTAATGTCTTCCCCTGGAACATTCATTGACAACACGTCTGTGATATCAAGAATTGCTTGTTCTTTTATAAGGGTCTCTGTCAACGCTGCTGGACGACCTACGCCTAGATGAACAACATCTGGATAGTCTCCTGCTTTCATGCTTGGACTAATAGCATCTTCCAAGTTTTTATCAACAATCAGCTCAATGCTCACACCTGGGTGTATCGCTTCAAAAGCTGCGGCAACATCTGTCCACATCTGTGCTCCATAAGCTGTCTCAATGGCTGCAACTGTTAATTGTTGTTCTTGTACATCATCCCCTGTTGTTGCATCGGATCCTGCATCATTATTTGTATCTTGGGAATTCCCCGTTGATGCATCGCCTGAATTTGCTGTTTCATCATTTTGGCAACCTGCAAAAAGTCCTACAGACAATACCAATACCAATAAAATACTTAGTGCTTTTTTCATAATATCTTTTCTCCTTTTTTATTATAAGATACCCTTATTATAAGCACTGTCTCTCCAAGCGAATACATGATTATTGTTACTTTTTTTATATTTCTTGCTTTGCAATTAATTTTTCGCAAAAATTTTCAACATTTTTTTATTAATTATGTTATTTTCTCTTACCAATATGGGTTCCAGTTTTGTGTTAAACGCACTAAAGCCTCCATATAAAAATAATCGCCCCATATATTACTCTCATCAACACCTTGATTATGCGGAATCGAATATACTCCATGAAGTAATAATCCTTCGGATTCTTGAATACTCTTTGGCGTATAATTGTTCACTAATGATTCCATCATTTTATGTGCACTCTCTAGATAACGCTCTGTCTGAGCCAAAGATGGAAGCTGCTTCGCCCCTTCTAAAATACCGCAAATGGCTATTGCTGATGATGAAGAGTCTCTAGGTTCCTGCGCTCCATCACTAAAAGCCAAGTCCCAATATGGAATATAGTCCGCCGGTAGATGTTCAATAAAATAGTCTGTAACCTTAACAAATGCATCAACAAAAACCGGATCTTTGGTATATGCATAGGCTAACATAAATCCATATATTCCCCATGCTTGCCCTCGCGCCCACGACGAATCATCTCTATACCCTTGTGCCGTTTCTCCTCGTAGTGGTTTATGGGTTTTTGTATCAAAATAGTAGGTATGATGGGTACCATAATCTTCACGCAAAACAACTTGTAGTGCGGTATATGCATGGTTAGAAGCCACTTCATAAAATTCTTTTTCACCGGTTTGTTCATGTGCCCAAAATAGTAGTGGAATATTCATGTATGCATCAATAATTAAGCGATAACTTTCTGGTGCTTTCATCGGGCCCCAAGCCTGAATGAATTTGCCTTCGGGTGTATATCGATGAATAAGCCATCTTGCTGCTTCAAGAGCTGTCTCTTTCGCTTTTTTAAGACCTAATGTTTTATATGCTGCTACACAAGACAAGGAATATAAAAAACCAATATCATGATGGTCTAATACCCACTTATGTTCAAGACGTTCCTCAAAACTGTCGACATGCTTTTCAATTAGCTGTCTTAACATCGGTGATGGTTTAGCCTCATGCGCCAAGCTTAATATCCCTGAATAAAAACCTTCTGTCCAACATTCATCATTAGGATGTTTTCTATATATTCCACCTTCTGCTGCCGGTGCCGGGAAGAATCCTTCCTTCAGTTCCCGGCTGTTCTCCAACACTTCTAGCACATGGTCTCTTGCTTGAATAAGTGCCTCTTCATATAACTGCTGATTTTTTACTCTCTCCATTATCCTTTCACCCCACTTGCTGCTACACCTTCAACAAAGTAGTTTTGGGCGAAGATAAAGATGACGATGACCGGCAGTAAGACTAATGTCGCTCCAGCCATTAGTACACCATAGTTTAACACTTGTCCTGTTGCAAATAACTGTATACCTACAGAAAGCATTTGCTTACTTACATCTGATATGTATAGATAAGGGCTCATATAATCATTCCATATCCACACAAAGGAGAAAAGCATCATCGTTGCAACCGATGGTTTTGCTAATGGCATAATAATCTTAAAATAAATCCTAAAATGTCCACATCCATCAATACGTGCAGCTTCAGACAATGATTCCGGAATGCTGATAAATGCTTGTCTTAATAAGAACACAAAGTATACATCCACAAGGCTTGGTAATATAATTGCCCACATGGTGTTAAGAATCCCTATCTTTTTAAAGATAATATAACGAGGTAAAATCATAATATCACTTGGAATCATCAATGCTGCTAAGAGAATCATAAAAATCAAGTCCCGTCCTTTGAACTTAATTTTTGAAAATCCGTAAGCTGTATAGCTTACAAAAAAGAACTTTAATAAAAGACTGGTTCCTGTCATTATTATTGTATTGCGATACCACTGCATAAAGTCATAATAATCACTTACAAATAAGGCTTTAATATTATCCAAAATCCACTCACTTGGCCATAATTTAAAAGAGGCTTGTAAGACTTCACTTTCTACTTTAAAAGCTGATAGAATCATAAATACAAAGGGGAAGATTGATCCAATCCCAATCATAATCATAACAACTGTTAGTATGACTTTCGTTATTTTTTTTGATCTGATTTCCACTGCTTTTCCTCCCTTTTAGTATGTCACCCATTTTTTTTGTCCACGCCACTGCACCAACGTTATCAACATAACCACAGCGAACATGACCATCGCCTGCGCACTGGCATAACTAGTATCAAAACGCGTGAAAGCTGTTCGGACGATATTAATGGACATCACTGTTGTTGCTTGTCCCGGTCCACCTTGTGTCAGTGATTGAATAACTGTAAAGTTTTGTAACGATGTTATCAAC
This sequence is a window from Vallitaleaceae bacterium 9-2. Protein-coding genes within it:
- a CDS encoding carbohydrate ABC transporter permease yields the protein MKNLKTNSLYKIFIYVALISLTITIIVPVGWVFLASIKENAEFYGNPWAMPAGFYIQNFADAWNKANMGSYMLTSVIVTSLAILILLIVALPASYVLTRFDFFGKKFFRGMFMAGLFINVNYIVVPIFLMFVDADKWMNTTFGHGFLLNNIFVLALVYASTALPFTIYLLSGYLVTLPKDFEEAAYVDGAGHFRTMCQVILPMAKPSIVTVILFNFLSFWNEYIISMTLLTKAGGARTLPVGLMNLMKAQNAAAQYGQMYAGLVMVMLPTLILYIFVQKRLTQGMTLGGLKG
- a CDS encoding sugar ABC transporter permease, with product MKNGRSSRLFITLCLSPAVILFIVFMVIPTINVFKMSLFKWGGFSPNKEFVGLNNFRILFEDQRFYQSFQNTLLLLILVTMITFLFAILFAAILTQEKIKGANIFRIVFYIPNILSVVVIAAIFSAIYDPKNGILNSFIRLFRPDQPDILWLGDQKIVIYSLVAAMVWQAVGYYMVMYIASMSSIPKSLYESAGLEGAGKITQFFQITLPLIWTNIRTTLTFFIISSINMSFLFVQAMTSGGPDGSTEVFLSYMYKQAYTNSSYGYGMAIGVVIFIFSFALSAVVSAVTKREPLEF
- a CDS encoding carbohydrate ABC transporter substrate-binding protein translates to MKKALSILLVLVLSVGLFAGCQNDETANSGDASTGNSQDTNNDAGSDATTGDDVQEQQLTVAAIETAYGAQMWTDVAAAFEAIHPGVSIELIVDKNLEDAISPSMKAGDYPDVVHLGVGRPAALTETLIKEQAILDITDVLSMNVPGEDITVSEKLIPGFTSTRITNPYGDGKTYLAPMFYSPCGLFYNAALFEEKGWEVPTTWDGMWELGEKAKAEGIALFTYPTTGYFDALFYGLLNVTGGPTLFNAAMTYEEGIWTTDEAQKAFDIVEKLASYTEATTPANANNENYLKNQQLILDNEALFMPNGTWVTGEMADAPRAEGFEWGFTALPALDDTSDQYSYTFFEQAWVPAAAKNPELAKEFISFLYSDEAAAIFAASNAVQPIFDMTDYLTGENKLFYSVYNDGAKAAMGNFAATEPVEGVNMADTLFGTVDSLVTGDKTRDEWVASVIEASNRLREALK
- a CDS encoding glycoside hydrolase family 88 protein; amino-acid sequence: MERVKNQQLYEEALIQARDHVLEVLENSRELKEGFFPAPAAEGGIYRKHPNDECWTEGFYSGILSLAHEAKPSPMLRQLIEKHVDSFEERLEHKWVLDHHDIGFLYSLSCVAAYKTLGLKKAKETALEAARWLIHRYTPEGKFIQAWGPMKAPESYRLIIDAYMNIPLLFWAHEQTGEKEFYEVASNHAYTALQVVLREDYGTHHTYYFDTKTHKPLRGETAQGYRDDSSWARGQAWGIYGFMLAYAYTKDPVFVDAFVKVTDYFIEHLPADYIPYWDLAFSDGAQEPRDSSSSAIAICGILEGAKQLPSLAQTERYLESAHKMMESLVNNYTPKSIQESEGLLLHGVYSIPHNQGVDESNIWGDYFYMEALVRLTQNWNPYW
- a CDS encoding carbohydrate ABC transporter permease, producing MEIRSKKITKVILTVVMIMIGIGSIFPFVFMILSAFKVESEVLQASFKLWPSEWILDNIKALFVSDYYDFMQWYRNTIIMTGTSLLLKFFFVSYTAYGFSKIKFKGRDLIFMILLAALMIPSDIMILPRYIIFKKIGILNTMWAIILPSLVDVYFVFLLRQAFISIPESLSEAARIDGCGHFRIYFKIIMPLAKPSVATMMLFSFVWIWNDYMSPYLYISDVSKQMLSVGIQLFATGQVLNYGVLMAGATLVLLPVIVIFIFAQNYFVEGVAASGVKG